A portion of the Podospora pseudoanserina strain CBS 124.78 chromosome 2, whole genome shotgun sequence genome contains these proteins:
- a CDS encoding hypothetical protein (EggNog:ENOG503PGI5), with the protein MLSNVVLVLGLAASGILGQITLTPSTVRTGRPGLPTETQTVTATVTKTETDVKTTTATATSTLTLPAPPASTVSVTVVRTITTVSTTTATATRTITSATTAVSTVKQTITATVTQTSTSTLTKPCGAACPTITQTATACRSCFVPQCTTTSVLTRPCGCDGPLPTAAISFPCSDPNACNNIGCTTVYAIQTARC; encoded by the exons ATGCTTTCCAACGTTGTTCTTGTCCTCGGTCTCGCCGCCAG CGGCATTCTCGGTCAAATTACCCTGACACCATCCACCGTCAGGACTGGTCGGCCTGGTCTTCCAACAGAAACACAGACTGTGACGGCTACTGTCACCAAGACCGAGACCGATGTCAAGACCacaacagcgacagcgacgtCAACACTCACCCTTCccgctcctccagcttccaccGTCAGTGTTACTGTCGtccgcaccatcaccactgtcAGCACCACGACGGCAACTGCCACCCGCACCATCACAAGCGCCACCACTGCTGTATCGACCGTCAAGcaaaccatcaccgccaCTGTGACGCAAACCTCGACTTCGACTCTCACCAAGCCGTGTGGTGCGGCCTGCCCCACGATCACCCAGACGGCCACGGCGTGCAGAAGCTGCTTCGTCCCTCAGTGCACCACCACGTCCGTTCTGACCCGTCCTTGCGGATGTGACGGTCCTCTTCCCACGGCGGCCATTTCGTTCCCTTGCTCTGATCCCAACGCGTGCAACAACATCGGGTGCACCACTGTGTATGCCATTCAGACCGCCAGGTGCTAG
- a CDS encoding hypothetical protein (EggNog:ENOG503P3T4; COG:S), whose amino-acid sequence MSIHASPLEDSQDSVAQIRPPPPKADNWRDAVYFSTIIRHSSKIYEFFGISRSSISSSLTPPTTVFMSAALTHQDTPQNGTGTTTSTTMSGLLPIQTGSTPTTQSWQSPKSDTGSYPSSNGPVEIARGQPPETQRQETESPVLPKVRRHGVYGMDRFKSGFKDELNEPGRAQAGGIFPTRTISRTPTATSSRHASITRQRYTSDATQTLMDVEKTERVRAESLRRPSLHRRWGSLLQSASPLWFATPASLALLAMIMRLLPRISIDFRGLRTISDVFFMGDLILFSIATPLFLLRVGFYPRRNLSLPIIERDSLQFAYLPLWATSFLGLVMFAGFVVAEGRVHPARGWGIAVYVCWWIGMVWAVATGFAILTVLMSSSSVKSKTAHGRFAPLLAVLGGVTGVATGALIGAALCLPGVGVRPEQHRIFDDRLAEPVIFFSICAVGAVLVLTMIVYSVLMHELLLVTGWPPPELTTAIFFFIGPLGQAGAALLFLGDAAGKIVFPPPANYGSDLGGVVPTATDSGVSGDDGVAPAEGIAIQHKLSPSLATLPLNMIGLIFALLLAGMAITWLVLAFINLLHRMSRRELYWNSSWNGLVFNIATISITSLWLSLSLESPFFRIATCIFLILSLLTLLGNLVFLVWLAIKRGYCVR is encoded by the exons ATGTCAATACACGCAAGTCCACTCGAAGACAGCCAGGACAGCGTTGCCCAGATACGaccgccaccacccaaggCCGACAACTGGCGAGACGCAGTCTATTTCTCGACTATAATTCGGCACAGTTCCAAAATCTACGAGTTCTTTGGGATCTCGAGATCCTCAATATCATCGTCCCTAACTCCACCGACCACTGTTTTCATGTCGGCTGCCCTCACACATCAGGACACCCCACAAAATGGAACTGGCACCACAACGAGCACAACCATGAGCGgccttctccccatccagaCCGGAAGCACCCCCACAACGCAAAGTTGGCAGAGCCCCAAAAGTGATACGGGAAGCTATCCTAGCTCGAATGGGCCTGTTGAGATCGCTAGAGGGCAACCGCCAGAAACCCAACGCCAGGAAACTGAGAGTCCAGTGCTTCCAAAGGTTAGGCGCCATGGCGTGTACGGGATGGACAGGTTCAAAAGTGGCTTCAAAGACGAACTAAATGAGCCCGGGCGAGCACAGGCTGGTGGCATTTTCCCGACTCGCACGATATCACGCACCCCGACAGCGACAAGCAGTAGACACGCTAGCATCACTCGACAGCGGTACACGTCTGATGCGACGCAGACGCTGATGGATGTGGAAAAGACGGAAAGGGTGAGGGCAGAGTCTttgaggaggccgagccttCATCGTCGGTGGGGGAGCCTTTTGCAGAGCGCTTCCCCTCTGTG GTTCGCCACGCCAGCCTCCCTCGCGCTGCTGGCGATGATTATGCGCCTTCTTCCCAGGATATCGATCGACTTTCGAGGCCTCAGGACGATATCCGACGTTTTCTTCATGGGGGATTTGATCTTGTTTTCGATAGCCACTCCCTTGTTCCTCCTTCGAGTAGGGTTCTATCCCCGGCGCAATCTGTCGCTCCCGATCATTGAGCGCGATTCCCTTCAGTTTGCCTATCTTCCGCTCTGGGCAACTTCGTTCCTGGGTCTGGTCATGTTTGCGGGGTTTGTTGTCGCCGAGGGGAGAGTCCACCCGGCACGGGGGTGGGGCATAGCGGTGTATGTTTGCTGGTGGATAGGAATGGTGTGGGCTGTGGCGACTGGCTTTGCCATCCTCACGGTTCTCATGTCGAGCAGCAGCGTCAAATCCAAGACGGCGCACGGCAGGTTTGCGCCTCTGCTGGCCGTGTTGGGGGGTGTCACTGGCGTTGCGACTGGTGCGCTGATTGGGGCGGCGCTTTGTCTCCCTGGAGTCGGGGTGAGGCCGGAACAACACAGGATATTTGACGACAGGCTGGCTGAGCCGgttattttcttttcgaTTTGCGCCGTGGGGGCCGTGTTGGTTTTGACGATGATTGTCTACTCGGTTTTGATGcatgagctgctgctggtgaccGGTTGGCCACCACCGGAGCTGACGACGGCCATATTCTTCTTCATAGGCCCCCTCGGCCAAGCAGGAGCTGCGTTGCTCTTCCTTGGGGACGCTGCTGGCAAGATTGTTTTTCCGCCGCCAGCAAACTACGGCTCTGATTTAGGAGGCGTTGTTCCCACGGCAACGGATTCAGGGGTTAGTGGAGACGATGGCGTGGCGCCAGCAGAGGGCATAGCGATACAGCACAAACTGAGCCCGTCCCTGGCAACTTTGCCCTTGAACATGATAGGGTTGATATTCGCCTTGCTTCTGGCAGGAATGGCCATCACTTGGCTGGTACTTGCGTTTATCAACCTGCTTCACCGCATGTCCAGGCGCGAACTGTACTGGAATTCGAGCTGGAACGGCCTCGTTTTTAACATtgccaccatctccatcacttCGCTCTGGCTAAGCTTGTCGTTGGAGTCCCCATTCTTTCGCATTGCGACTTGTATCTTTCTGATACTCTCGCTGTTAACTCTACTGGGTAATCTGGTGTTTCTCGTGTGGTTGGCTATCAAGCGCGGGTATTGTGTTAGGTGA
- a CDS encoding hypothetical protein (EggNog:ENOG503PC0D), producing MLGGGKTLAPPSGTRLRDRLSASFSSSPFSSPPPSVQLTPSSTPLAETSGSPSSNGANPQEEDVILFPKVYQDAWGAEDVSRSDIDRARIFLLRIVSMSGDTTAIDKLRAILADPSYNRTVPALAYAVQTLLYRNRHASFTVTPLLQAVRYMLLKARVPENPYTDRARAVLDFFFDPALQRNLSPLPPGELIRMLYPSGRLKVCIIGGGPTGLASAISLAERGRGKVEVHVWERRWIITPEGKVDYPATAKRRDQVVTLQDTVTNLLSPRSYEALFAGRPERVWPGSANIQIRKVEDRFLKHCQTEAFSGLIHLHAEGVTREELAAGKCGDFHVLLGTDGAASWVRKSYFDGYETERGKSYALGLAFDRGARNGLPWSQPLNMFLTLGQTRYLLNASDHDGRGYLNMQLTEEEWHKMVSVDGQPIHFGRPACLRRPDGSIPEGFDEGRVFAPSEDRNSPLWKAIEDGLKLFGFKESEVINVVRIPIVVQAVREGVHMLPLSDSSSVTRPHALVAVAGDAAMTVHFWPGRGLNSGIKAGIALGDEICHALRGGKFAGLELKAMKEYNDFIMKLQNREHDKRSIPILNLSGSPEMLGWLLDKARSVPDEVAIEWLVGAMVQLASRLEQRRDWHFPPEANIEPQIRIVLRQLHSQTLREMAVSFPWPTREMTGAEVLPIRSTKPMEKVAWLESVWKLLDRDSRKKDASRGASPGPANLYENMRMNAQRSKSPMRGRDLSPQRSLSPPGEMGNMAAQMEGLRMNGGLGITNSSGTVQRSAGTLSRRSAVKERVLPSPLSSVSSNDHWRHPNLSQNLDVPCMGGNGDRYQSPARRSRSPGPITVSPVSPDPAINLTRMLSVKRPPGSMFSDAMALALFRVDDDGRIQDVAAR from the exons atgttgggaggagggaagacTCTGGCCCCCCCAAGCGGTACCAGGTTGCGAGACCGCCTCAGCGCgagcttttcttcttcacccttctcatcaccacctccctctgtTCAACTCacaccttcttccaccccACTAGCCGAAACGAGCGGTAGCCCCTCCAGCAACGGTGCAAACCCTCAAGAGGAAGACGTCATTCTGTTCCCCAAAGTGTACCAAGATGCCTGGGGAGCTGAAGATGTCTCCCGGTCGGATATTGACCGAGCCcgcatcttcctcctccgaatCGTCTCAATGAGTGGCGACACTACCGCCATCGACAAGCTGAGAGCTATCCTTGCCGACCCTTCTTATAACAGGACCGTTCCCGCTCTCGCCTATGCCGTCCAGACTCTACTCTATCGCAACCGCCATGCGTCCTTTACCGTCACCCCGCTGCTCCAAGCCGTCCGGTACATGCTCCTCAAAGCTCGCGTGCCCGAGAACCCGTACACAGACCGTGCCCGAGCCGTGCTAGATTTCTTTTTCGACCCCGCCCTCCAGAGAAACCTCTCCCCGCTGCCGCCCGGAGAACTGATCAGGATGCTGTACCCTTCCGGTCGACTCAAGGTGTGCATCATCGGCGGCGGACCCACCGGCCTAGCATCCGCGATATCCCTCGCCGAGCGCGGCAGGGGTAAAGTCGAAGTCCACGTCTGGGAAAGGAGATGGATCATCACACCCGAAGGAAAGGTTGACTACCCTGCCACGGCCAAGAGAAGAGACCAGGTCGTGACACTGCAGGACACCGTCACCAATCTTCTGTCGCCAAGGTCGTATGAGGCTCTGTTCGCGGGCAGGCCGGAAAGAGTCTGGCCAGGGAGCGCCAATATCCAAATCAGAAAGGTGGAGGATCGGTTTCTCAAGCATTGCCAGACGGAGGCGTTTTCCGGGCTGATTCACTTGCATGCTGAGGGTGTGACtagggaggagctggcagCTGGGAAGTGCGGTGATTTCCACGTGCTGTTGGGTACCGATGGCGCGGCGTCGTGGGTTAGAAAGAGTTATTTTGATGGGTACGAGACAGAAAGGGGTAAGAGTTATGCTCTGGGCTTGGCCTTTGACAGGGGCGCGAGAAATGGGCTTCCGTGGAGCCAACCCCTGAATATGTTTTTGACGTTGGGACAGACAAGGTATTTGCTCAACGCTAGTGATCATGACGGGAGAGGCTACCTCAACATGCAActgaccgaggaggagtggCACAAGATGGTCAGCGTCGACGGACAACCGATTCACTTTGGCCGTCCGGCTTGTCTGAGAAGACCTGATGGAAGCATCCCCGAGGGCTTCGATGAGGGCAGGGTGTTTGCCCCTTCAGAGGACCGAAACTCGCCGTTGTGGAAAGCGATTGAGGATGGACTCAAGCTGTTCGGGTTCAAGGAGAGCGAGGTGATCAACGTGGTGCGGATTCCCATCGTGGTCCAAGCGGTGAGAGAAGGCGTCCATATGTTGCCGCTGTCAGACTCGTCATCAGTCACAAGGCCTCACGCTCTTGTTGCTGTAGCAGGCGACGCAGCCATGACTGTGCACTTTTGGCCAGGTCGTGGGTTGAACAGCGGCATCAAGGCTGGTATCGCTCTTGGTGATGAAATTTGCCATGCGCTGAGAGGTGGCAAATTTGCTGGCTTGGAGCTGAAGGCCATGAAGGAGTACAACGACTTCATCATGAAACTCCAGAATCGGGAACATGACAAGCGGAGTATCCCTATCCTGAATCTGTCAGGTTCGCCCGAGATGTTGGGTTGGCTGTTGGACAAGGCCAGGTCTGTTCCTGACGAGGTTGCTATTGAGTG GTTGGTAGGAGCCATGGTACAGCTTGCTAGCCGTCTTGAGCAACGTCGCGACTGGCACTTCCCTCCCGAGGCAAACATCGAACCACAGATCCGCATCGTTCTTCGGCAGCTTCACAGCCAGACCCTTCGTGAGATGGCTGTCAGTTTCCCCTGGCCGACTCGCGAAATGACAGGCGCCGAGGTTCTCCCCATTCGCTCGACTAAACCCATGGAGAAAGTCGCCTGGCTCGAAAGCGTTTGGAAGTTGCTGGACAGAGACAGCCGAAAGAAGGACGCCTCTCGAGGAGCCTCCCCCGGACCGGCAAACTTGTACGAGAATATGAGGATGAACGCACAAAGATCGAAATCGCCAATGAGGGGAAGGGACCTCAGCCCACAGCGGTCACTGTCGCCCCCGGGTGAAATGGGGAATATGGCTGCCCAGATGGAAGGTCTGAGGATGAACGGCGGCCTTGGGATCACCAATTCCAGTGGTACCGTGCAGCGATCTGCAGGCACTTTGAGCAGGCGAAGTGCCGTGAAAGAGAGGGTCCTGCCATCGCCTCTCTCATCAGTGAGTTCTAATGACCACTGGAGGCATCCAAATCTGTCCCAGAATCTGGACGTGCCTTGTATGGGTGGCAATGGAGACAGATATCAGTCTCCTGCTAGGCGTTCGAGGTCACCGGGCCCAATCACTGTCAGCCCAGTGTCACCAGACCCCGCCATCAACTTGACGAGAATGTTGAGCGTCAAGCGGCCTCCTGGGTCAATGTTTTCGGATGCTATGGCACTAGCGTTGTTTAgggtcgatgatgatggtcgTATTCAAGATGTTGCTGCTCGATAA
- a CDS encoding hypothetical protein (EggNog:ENOG503P0KC) — protein sequence MLLSQSQAGKLIKCARQAPYGKGNETLVDTTVRNTRELGPTKFEPRNTEWPGYFNDTCTEIGKELGIDAPIRAELYKMLIYEKGALVKPHTDTEKIPGIFGTIVICRPSAHEGGDVVVTHFGQPQGLQNDRSQCLAHCPEK from the exons ATGCTTCTGTCTCAATCCCAGGCAGGCAAGTTGATCAAGTGCGCACGGCAAGCCCCGTATGGCAAGGGAAACGAGACTCTGGTTGATACGACGGTTCGCAACACGCGCGAGCTGGGCCCTACGAAGTTTGAGCCCCGGAACACAGAATGGCCAGGTTACTTCAACGACACCTGTACCGAGATCGGCAAGGAACTGGGCATCGACGCACCCATTAGAGCTGAACTTTACAAAATGCTCATCTACGAGAAGGGTGCCCTTGTCAAACCACACACCGA CACCGAAAAGATACCCGGCATATTTGGCACAATTGTCATCTGCCGGCCTTCAGCGcatgagggtggtgacgTGGTAGTCACACACTTTGGCCAGCCGCAAGGTTTACAAAACGACCGAAGCCAATGTCTCGCTCACTGCCCTGAAAAATAG
- a CDS encoding hypothetical protein (EggNog:ENOG503P387), giving the protein MKLAVAGSTGFVGAEVIRQALSDPQITSLVALGRRPATTPQNLGPTADVNKLKSVIIDDFGADYPDSVKAELSNADACIWTIAITPAKSRSYPWEQTVKVCRDYAIKGIETISQLPRDNANGKPFRFVYISGYNCERDQTKKPMWPLRDYLLMRGEAESRILEFAQKSHGAVEVLIAKPGLIMGYGSIVPVVQRVLMTAVGIPKIAVQEIAAGLLDQVENGFERDTLMSEDLSRIAAKKRGKK; this is encoded by the exons ATGAAACTCGCCGTCGCCGGATCAACAGGTTTCGTGGGGGCTGAGGTTATCCGTCAAGCCCTTTCCGATCCACAAATCACATCTCTTGTCGCGCTCGGCCGGCGCCCAGCTACCACTCCCCAGAACCTCGGACCAACTGCCGacgtcaacaagctcaaaTCGGTCATCATCGATGACTTTGGTGCGGATTACCCGGACAGTGTCAAAGCAGAGCTCTCCAACGCCGATGCGTGTATTTG GACGATCGCCATCACGCCGGCGAAATCCAGGTCGTACCCCTGGGAGCAAACCGTCAAGGTATGTCGCGACTACGCCATCAAGGGCATCGAGACAATCAGTCAACTGCCGCGCGACAATGCAAACGGCAAGCCCTTTCGGTTCGTGTACATTAGTGGGTACAACTGTGAGCGAGACCAGACAAAGAAGCCCATGTGGCCTCTGCGAGATTACCTGCTGATGCGT GGGGAGGCCGAGTCGCGCATTCTGGAGTTTGCACAGAAGTCTCATGGTGCCGTGGAAGTCCTTATTGCAAAGCCGGGCCTGATCATGGGGTATGGCAGCATTGTACCTGTCGTCCAGCGAGTTTTGATGACGGCGGTTGGGATACCCAAGATTGCTGTTCAAGAGATAGCAGCTGGGTTGTTGGATCAAGTTGAGAATGGGTTTGAACGAGACACGTTGATGAGCGAAGATTTGTCGAGGATTGCCgcgaagaagaggggaaagAAGTGA